The DNA sequence CGGCGCGCTGCCGCTCCGCTTCGGGGTGCTGGTGAGCTCCCCCAGCCGGTAATGCTGGACTCCGGTGCGTGGGGAGGCAGTCGACTCGTCAGGAGGTGACTCGATGGGACATGGAGGGTGGGGGGCGGATCCGAGGGCCCGGCGGGCGACGCTCGTTGCGGCGGCGGTGCTGGTCGGGGTGGTGGCGATGGGGGCGCTGCCGGCGGGCGCGGCGGGACGCGGAGGCACGACGCTGGCCATCGGCGTGGCGACGCTGTCGCCGCTGGTGGCGTTGATCGCCGGGATCTTAATCTTATTAATGCCCCGCCTGCTCAACTACATCGTCGCGATCTATCTCATCATCGCGGGCCTCCTCGGGCTCGGG is a window from the bacterium genome containing:
- a CDS encoding DUF3096 domain-containing protein — encoded protein: MAIGVATLSPLVALIAGILILLMPRLLNYIVAIYLIIAGLLGLGILGR